A window of the Branchiostoma lanceolatum isolate klBraLanc5 chromosome 13, klBraLanc5.hap2, whole genome shotgun sequence genome harbors these coding sequences:
- the LOC136446684 gene encoding extracellular serine proteinase-like — protein MLRMLPKRVAVVAVLLLCCWGGASGQVRGRVPGLPDYVTVDGFDPDRDRLRPVVTAKEDNMRVPGSYIVVLKDMSSREEIEAVVRGFRATAGRAGPAFENEVDVILDQVMTAFVARLSPSALRLMQAIPGVDFIEEDQIFEKQQAVPWHLDRIDQKDLPVNGQFSATGDGSGVDVYVLDSGIRYSHEEFEGRASFAGFDAFDPAGTNQGQDIDGHGTHVAALVGGKTYGVARNVQLKSVRVLDEQGRGRGSTILAGLNYVRMQVNQSPNARAIAVMSLAGSSMTTVNMAAKELVHTGCAVFAAAGNAARDACRFSPAGEAEVITVGGTNAVDGLYRRTVNNRLRGTNYGRCVDIMAPAQEVVSADVTCDTCSRELSGTSQATPLVAGVAATILQQDTSLTPAQLRMKLLFDAATNRIDFTPIPDEMKPMTPNKLLYIPQSSAFTSGVTPTCRTVWSLKSDTADGELATVRCNINESMMGCSSVSDDGIRAGEFTAALPGDINVCIAQNGIGGTGVFAMARCCVWPGSECYFEKSDRSSSQDGARANIKCERNDGDLLTSCSAATDTRSIDGARPASARLRFVRLPLRTCIAQNGDGGNGVEAHATCCKADNMDCKAVWSNRSPNTPKAEVSATCPTGWVLTGCNAYDWSGHADGSMPIDNTCIARKGTQGEGVHAVAICCRGN, from the exons ATGTTGAGGATGTTGCCGAAAAGGGTTGCAGTGGTGGCGGTCTTGTTGCTGTGTTGTTGGGGAGGTGCCAGCGGGCAGGTTAGGGGACGCGTGCCGGGTCTCCCGGATTATGTCACCGTCGACGGGTTTGATCCGGATCGGGACCGACTTCGCCCCGTGGTGACAGCGAAAGAAGACAACATGCGTGTCCCTGGATC GTACATCGTTGTACTGAAGGACATGTCGTCGCGCGAAGAGATCGAGGCAGTGGTGCGGGGTTTCCGGGCGACCGCCGGAAGGGCCGGCCCCGCCTTCGAGAACGAGGTTGACGTCATCCTGGACCAGGTCATGACGGCGTTCGTGGCGCGACTGTCGCCCTCGGCACTCCGACTG ATGCAGGCCATTCCGGGTGTGGACTTTATCGAGGAGGACCAGATCTTTGAGAAGCAGCAGGCGGTGCCCTGGCACCTGGACCGGATAGACCAAAAGGACCTCCCAGTCAACGGACAGTTTAGTGCAACAG GCGACGGTAGCGGCGTTGACGTGTACGTGCTCGATTCCGGAATCCGGTATAGTCACGAAGAGTTCGAGGGGCGTGCCTCCTTCGCAGGATTCGACGCCTTCGATCCGGCAGGCACGAACCAG GGTCAGGATATAGACGGACACGGAACCCACGTGGCCGCTCTAGTTGGCGGGAAAACTTACGGTGTGGCGCGAAACGTCCAGTTGAAAAGCGTGCGTGTACTAGACGAGCAAGGTAGGGGGCGCGGCAGCACCATCCTGGCCGGTCTCAACTACGTCCGCATGCAGGTCAACCAGAGTCCTAACGCTCGCGCCATCGCTGTCATGTCTCTAGCAG GTTCCAGTATGACAACTGTGAACATGGCGGCCAAAGAGCTGGTCCATACGGGCTGCGCCGTGTTCGCTGCCGCCGGGAACGCCGCCAGGGACGCCTGCCGTTTCTCACCTGCAGGAGAAGCAGAG GTGATCACCGTTGGCGGTACCAACGCGGTTGACGGGCTGTACCGCCGCACGGTCAACAACCGTCTGCGCGGCACCAACTACGGGCGGTGCGTGGACATCATGGCGCCTGCGCAGGAGGTAGTGAGCGCTGACGTCACCTGCGACACGTGCAGCCGCGAGCTGAGCGGGACGTCACAGGCCACGCCTCTTGTTGCAG GCGTGGCAGCCACCATCTTGCAGCAGGACACCAGTCTGACGCCTGCGCAGTTGCGGATGAAGCTGTTGTTCGACGCCGCCACCAACAGGATCGACTTCACCCCCATCCCTGACGAGATGAAGCCCATGACGCCAAACAAGCTGCTCTATATCCCACAATCCTCTGCGTTCACCTCAGGAG TCACACCGACGTGTCGGACGGTTTGGTCCCTCAAGTCTGACACCGCGGACGGCGAGCTGGCCACGGTCCGGTGTAACATCAACGAGAGCATGATGGGATGTTCTTCAGTTTCTGATGACGGCATTCGGGCTGGGGAGTTCACCGCG GCCCTACCAGGCGATATCAATGTGTGCATCGCTCAGAACGGTATCGGTGGAACGGGCGTGTTCGCCATGGCGCGATGCTGCGTCTGGCCCGGGTCCGAGTGCTACTTCGAGAAATCTGACAGATCATCGTCCCAAGACGGCGCCAGGGCTAACATCAAGTGTGAAAGAAACGACGGAGACTTGCTCACAA GTTGCAGTGCCGCCACAGACACGAGGTCGATCGACGGCGCCCGTCCCGCCTCTGCCCGCCTGAGGTTCGTCCGCCTCCCGCTGCGGACCTGCATCGCTCAGAACGGCGACGGCGGCAACGGGGTGGAGGCGCACGCCACCTGCTGTAAGGCCGACAACATGGACTGTAAGGCCGTCTGGTCCAACAGGTCACCAAACACGCCTAAAGCTGAG GTCTCGGCTACCTGTCCCACCGGCTGGGTTCTAACGGGCTGTAACGCGTACGACTGGAGCGGGCACGCGGACGGCTCCATGCCCATAGACAACACCTGCATCGCGCGCAAGGGTACACAGGGGGAGGGCGTGCACGCTGTGGCCATCTGCTGCAGGGGAAACTAG